The window ATAGTTGTAGGTAGAAAAACGAGAGAAACCCTAAGAGGTTTTACATCTGATGATATGAAAAGAAGGTTTGATAAAGACAGCATACAACGTATAGTCAAAACGAAGGTGCTGTCTTAAATGTAGAGGGAGCCCGTTGGCTTATTGACTTTTGGGGCAGGAAAAATGTAGCCGGCATTCTATTAATGCCAGGAACACGGCATCATGTGGTTCATCTTAATAAATCCTTTAGAGCTAAGAAGAAGGCTAAACTAAAACAGCCACTATCCTTCTTGAAGCAAGGCAGCCATTCTTCCATTGCTAACGCTTACAGAAATATCGCCTTCTGTTATGTCTACAGGCTTAACAGTCACGAAGTAATCACAGCAAGAAGGACAATTTATACGATCGCAATAAATGAAATCAAACGAATTAGTTGATTGATCAATAATTCTAAAGTCTATTCGAGATATAAACCAGATACCTAATGATATAGGTTCACTATTATTGCATACTCTAAATAATTCATATCGCAATTGGGCATTTCCTTCATCCACAAGATTTTCAAAACTTACAATACTTGAAAACTCAATATTGACAGTGGGCTTGCACAAACAGCTTGTATCGATTGCTATATGGGCTAACTGAAAAGCTGGATCACTCGATGAAGTAAATGTTGTACTTCCTACACCCCTACCACATTCTAGTGCTAAATTTTTAGCCTTATCAATATTTGGCTTATTCTTGTTAAACGTATCTTTCATATGATTATTCTCATGTAAATCTGATGTTGATAACTGAGTGATTGCTGTTATTCTGGCATTATCAACGGTTACACCTAAATAAATGCCTGGGGCTCCCACATCTAACTGAATGCCTCTAACAGTCACAAAATATTCATAACATCCTGAAGAGACCATTTTATCGCAAAAGATAAAACTAAACGCATTATCAATAGCGGATGGTACATTTGTGTTGGTTCTCTCAAATCTCCAAACACCGAGACTTAAGGGAATACCATCATCACATACTCGGAACAATTCAAATTCTAAAAGAACATTTTGTACCCTAAACGCACTACTAATAACACTAGAAAACTCAATGAACACATCTGGTTTAAATAAACAGGATGTATCTGTTGCAACGTGGGCTATTGTCACAGGTGCTTGTGCTATGGTTGCCTGTCTAAAAACCACACTGCCATTTCCTTGACCGCATATTAAATCCATATCACAACAACTATAGGAAACGTCAGTTTGTATAAATGCAGCGATTCTTCCATTGCTTACTGTTACCAATGCTTCATTGACTTCAACAAGTGTAACTTGTACAAAATAGTCACAACATGCAGCAAGGTCTATATCTTCACAATAGATAAAACTAAAGGATTCTTCTTGTTCCTCAAAAACCACAGGAGCGCTTCCAACCTCTTCATACATCCAAGTACCCAAGGCTTGTGGTTGTTTGTTACAACCTACTCTAAATAATTCATAGCGTAAGCGAATTGTAGCCCCGCTCGCTAATGCCTCCATTTTTACAAGACTAGAAAATTTTATTAAAATCTCTGATTTATGTAAAAAAGCTTTATCAATTGTTACATAAGCTAATTGATGTGGCATATCATCAACAGATGTAAAGGTTCTGCTTCCAGTTCCTTGACCACATGTTAGACACACTTTTTTATGTCCATTTTTACTACAGTAATCATTTATCATGTATATCCCTCCATCCATCTAACTTTTTATTACAAAGCTTGCTCTTATACCTATAATACATAATATACATCTTCAGATAACAAGTGACTAACTTGTACTAAATTTTCATGAAGTCGTCATGTATTCTATAAAATGCTTGGCACATAGTTTTATGAATAACATAACATGTACTATAAGCAAGAAGCTGTATAACATTCATTGTGTCAGCTAATTTCTTGTAAAAGGTTATATTCTTGTTAGAGTGAAAATTATTTTTTATAAGGAGGTGAAATATGTCGTGTCAGGGTATATAAAGTGTAATAAGGACTATAAAAATGATTGTTGTTGCAGTAAAGAAAAAGATTGTGCTGTATGCAAACCATTAAGTCCATGTCCTAAGAAAATATTATTAGAATGCGGTACAACAGGTAGTACAATGATGTTTACAGCTACTGGTCAAACATTTACAGCGGCTCATGTTGCTGTCGATACATCATGTTTTTGCAAACCTCATATAGACCTTATGTTTACCAGTCAGGTTAGTGCAGTATTAACCCCTATTGCTGATGTCAATCAAATTGTTGATGCAGAAGTTGTTTTGCTATATGAATTGGTATGTAAACGTAATGGAGGAAGTGAAATAACAATCGGTAGTTGGACTTTTAGAAGATTTTTTTCCGCAGCTTTAATTAGTACAACTGGTGAAGTGCCACAAGCATTAGAAACTACGGACACCTTTAGCTTTAATACATGTATGTGTGCATCACCTTGTACAGGATGTACAGATTATTCCGTAAGAGTCACTGCTGTAACAGTAAGCCAAGACAGTACGTTAACTAATAATGCAAGTGCAACTGTTTCCATGGGACAACTTGTAGCCAAAGTTCAAAACTGTTAGTTGTCATTAAGTCTCTTGTTTACCCTATTATGTTAAATTTTTTCAGAATCATCCATCATCATCAAAGTCATACGTTAGGTTAAAGTTAATGCTATACGTTTCCAGAAAAACAACCCTATTTTTCAATG is drawn from Vallitalea pronyensis and contains these coding sequences:
- a CDS encoding DUF4489 domain-containing protein; the protein is MINDYCSKNGHKKVCLTCGQGTGSRTFTSVDDMPHQLAYVTIDKAFLHKSEILIKFSSLVKMEALASGATIRLRYELFRVGCNKQPQALGTWMYEEVGSAPVVFEEQEESFSFIYCEDIDLAACCDYFVQVTLVEVNEALVTVSNGRIAAFIQTDVSYSCCDMDLICGQGNGSVVFRQATIAQAPVTIAHVATDTSCLFKPDVFIEFSSVISSAFRVQNVLLEFELFRVCDDGIPLSLGVWRFERTNTNVPSAIDNAFSFIFCDKMVSSGCYEYFVTVRGIQLDVGAPGIYLGVTVDNARITAITQLSTSDLHENNHMKDTFNKNKPNIDKAKNLALECGRGVGSTTFTSSSDPAFQLAHIAIDTSCLCKPTVNIEFSSIVSFENLVDEGNAQLRYELFRVCNNSEPISLGIWFISRIDFRIIDQSTNSFDFIYCDRINCPSCCDYFVTVKPVDITEGDISVSVSNGRMAALLQEG
- a CDS encoding DUF4489 domain-containing protein — translated: MSGYIKCNKDYKNDCCCSKEKDCAVCKPLSPCPKKILLECGTTGSTMMFTATGQTFTAAHVAVDTSCFCKPHIDLMFTSQVSAVLTPIADVNQIVDAEVVLLYELVCKRNGGSEITIGSWTFRRFFSAALISTTGEVPQALETTDTFSFNTCMCASPCTGCTDYSVRVTAVTVSQDSTLTNNASATVSMGQLVAKVQNC